TGCGGCCCACCGAGCGGGCCAGATCATGCTTGCGGGCGAACCGTGCCAACTGCGCACTGGTGTACTGACATCCGCGGTCAGCATGGAACACCACCTGCGCGGCCAACTCGCCGCGCATGGCCACCGCCATCGCCACCGCGTCCTCGACCAGGTCGGTATGCAGGTGCTCATCGATGGCCCAGCCGATCACCCGCCGGCTGCAGCCGTCACGCACGGCGCACAGGTACAACCAGCCCTCACCGGTGCGCAGATAGGTGATGTCGCTGGTCCACACCCCATCCAGACGGCCTGTATCGAATCGACGTTTGACCAGGTCAGGGATCGGCGGCGCGTCCAGATCCACCACGGTGGTTACCGGGGCGAACGTACGTGGGCTGATCCCGGCCAGACCCTGACGGCGCAGCGAGGCAGCCACCGTCTTGCGTGACACGGTCTCGCCGGCATCGCGCAGGTCGGCCAGGATGCGCGGCGCCCCATAGACCCCATCGGAGGCCTCATGCAAGGCCGCGACCTTGACATCCAACTCGGCACGACGCCGCGCCGCCGGCGACGGTCCCGCGGCCTGGGACTTGCGCCATTTGTAAAACCCCGACCGCGACACGTCCAGCAGCTCGCACATCCGGGTGATCGCGTAATTGGCCTTCTCCGCCTCGATCAGACCGTAGGCCTCTACTGGTTCTGTTCGGAGGCAAAGAAGGCCGCGGCTTTTTTCAAAAACTGCCGGTCCAAACGCAATTCAGCGTTCTCCTTGCGCAGCCGCTCCAACTCGGCACGCTCATCAGAATCAAGCACCGCACCATTATCGCCTGCGCCAGCGGCCTCGCGGGCCACCCGCACCCAGCGCCCCAGCAACTGCTCACCCACACCGATCTCCGCGGCCACATGCGCGATCGGCCGGCCCGTCTCGATCACCAAGCGGGCCGCCTGCTCCCGAAACTCCGGGGTGTACTTCTTCCGCTTGCCCGACATACGGACATCCTTCCCGTGGGACCAGCAGTCCCACCAGTCAGGTGTCCACCATCAGGGGTCAACCCCAAGAGATCCGGGATTAGTTAGATCTTGTCTTGTTTTGCGCGGTGCGCGAGGCACGGTGTGCTCCAGTGTTCTTTGAGCACATGATTCTACGGCCCGACAGCAAACCTAGATATGAAGCGCCAACACCGCCCGTTCGATCTGGAAGTGGATGCTTTTCATGATTGCTGCTGGCGCCCGAAGGTTGGACCGGCGCGGCGCGGCCACTTCCCCTGGACGTGTGATGCCGCCAGCTAGATCGAGGTAGACGTTGACTAGTCGGGTGCGCGGAACGTACGGTACCGGCATCACACCGGGGTGGACCCGGATTCAGGGTGTTTGCTACTTGAGGGATCAGCGATGCGCAGTCGGGCTCAGCGGAACCAGCGGCTGGGAAACTTTCTCACAACCAGCCAGCAAACGTTATGGTTTCGCTGGCCAGGTCAGCTGGTTGCACTGATCTGTGTGGTGGTACTGACTGCTGCCGGCCTGCACCTGCTCGACGACCGCGACCCCGATCTGGACAA
This DNA window, taken from Mycolicibacterium sp. MU0050, encodes the following:
- a CDS encoding IS3 family transposase (programmed frameshift) is translated as MSGKRKKYTPEFREQAARLVIETGRPIAHVAAEIGVGEQLLGRWVRVAREAAGAGDNGAVLDSDERAELERLRKENAELRLDRQFLKKSRGLLCLRTEPVEAYGLIEAEKANYAITRMCELLDVSRSGFYKWRKSQAAGPSPAARRRAELDVKVAALHEASDGVYGAPRILADLRDAGETVSRKTVAASLRRQGLAGISPRTFAPVTTVVDLDAPPIPDLVKRRFDTGRLDGVWTSDITYLRTGEGWLYLCAVRDGCSRRVIGWAIDEHLHTDLVEDAVAMAVAMRGELAAQVVFHADRGCQYTSAQLARFARKHDLARSVGRTGVCWDNAQQESFWATMKVEFYDRYLWPTKAAAKLAVGDWIERVYNRRRRHSSIGMITPVEYENRITQTAQAA